One genomic segment of Clostridium saccharoperbutylacetonicum N1-4(HMT) includes these proteins:
- a CDS encoding MarR family winged helix-turn-helix transcriptional regulator: MILHGHNVNQLARSFTKKLNEKISPLGLYSSQWGIVLYLHKKKQCTQIELCKYLGVEAPTITRTLVRMEEMGIVIRTEGKDKRERRIELTEKAYDMFPSWYEAATSIEIEAIKNISEEELENFNKTLEKMMKNLN; encoded by the coding sequence ATGATTTTACATGGACATAACGTGAATCAGTTAGCAAGAAGTTTTACAAAAAAATTGAATGAGAAAATTTCACCACTTGGATTATATTCATCACAATGGGGAATTGTATTATACTTACACAAGAAAAAGCAATGTACTCAAATTGAACTATGTAAGTACCTTGGAGTTGAAGCACCAACAATTACAAGAACTTTAGTTAGAATGGAAGAGATGGGAATTGTAATAAGAACAGAAGGAAAAGACAAACGAGAGAGACGTATTGAATTAACAGAAAAGGCTTATGATATGTTTCCTAGTTGGTATGAGGCTGCTACGAGTATAGAAATAGAGGCAATAAAGAATATTTCTGAAGAGGAACTTGAAAACTTTAATAAAACATTAGAAAAAATGATGAAAAACTTAAATTAA
- a CDS encoding FUSC family protein, whose translation MNIGIIKQAFKLNKNPFPWEKALSAALCGGFPVLIGLLLNQVRYGLLGAIGGFTYLYVFNEPYAQRVKKIFFIAIGITTSVCLGIFVAPYPALIVLIVGLIGIITTFIFGILKITGPAAVFFILSFTMTTGIKLENSDIPIFIGVVFASSMFSWIVSLIGYFFNPHGPELKKIKVVYLALTEFAEVIGSKDISQVRNRVVNSLREAEEILNVGYNSWKVSFIFNRLVLLNKHANKLFLTLLELNSKSSNELPKELIEMIRKLQAGVDLSQDETIRINKISREFHTEYNKVLEVIYDIESIMNLPLRYIGHSIEIKKPSITIKFIKAINKDSIVFVNSIRYGIVLSVSAIVAFYFPFTRPYWITLSCAAVMCGSTIMATFHRAIQRSVGTIIGIVLAIAILSFQPQGFMVVVVNMCLTALIELAISRNYALAAIFITPNSILIAENSTQIHNIGYFATARITDIIVGSAIGLIGTYIIGRKSASSRLPDLMAKLLRSHSRVLVFLASNNSDNDTNAIREKMEIDHMNFKMAYNTALGEIPNNEEMLEMMWPAFYSLEHISYLLTQYCSEKGHISIKDDELAKLILIYETMANNMEQRNSIKLRTVEIIKEISELCEEINNLQSALSIKN comes from the coding sequence ATGAATATAGGTATAATAAAACAAGCGTTTAAATTAAATAAAAATCCTTTTCCATGGGAAAAGGCTCTAAGTGCAGCTCTTTGTGGAGGGTTTCCAGTACTTATAGGACTGCTATTAAATCAGGTTAGATATGGATTATTAGGTGCAATTGGAGGATTTACATATTTGTATGTATTTAATGAGCCGTATGCACAACGTGTAAAGAAAATATTTTTCATTGCTATTGGTATAACAACTTCAGTTTGCTTAGGAATTTTTGTTGCTCCATATCCAGCTCTAATTGTGCTGATAGTAGGATTAATAGGAATAATTACAACCTTCATTTTTGGCATACTTAAGATAACTGGGCCAGCTGCAGTATTTTTTATATTGAGTTTTACAATGACAACAGGGATAAAGCTTGAAAATTCTGATATACCTATATTTATTGGAGTTGTATTTGCAAGTAGTATGTTTTCTTGGATAGTTAGTTTAATTGGATACTTTTTTAATCCTCATGGTCCTGAACTGAAAAAGATAAAAGTAGTATACTTAGCATTGACGGAATTTGCAGAAGTTATTGGAAGTAAAGATATCAGCCAAGTACGAAATCGAGTAGTTAATTCACTGAGGGAAGCGGAAGAAATTCTTAATGTAGGTTATAATAGCTGGAAGGTTTCATTTATATTTAATCGGCTAGTGCTTTTAAATAAACATGCTAATAAATTATTCTTAACATTACTTGAACTAAATTCAAAGAGTTCAAATGAATTACCAAAAGAACTAATTGAAATGATAAGAAAATTACAGGCTGGTGTTGACTTGAGTCAAGATGAAACTATTAGAATAAACAAAATATCGAGAGAATTTCATACTGAATATAATAAGGTTTTGGAGGTGATTTATGATATAGAATCTATTATGAATTTACCGTTAAGATATATTGGACATAGTATTGAAATCAAAAAACCATCAATAACAATAAAATTTATTAAGGCCATAAATAAAGATTCAATAGTATTTGTTAATTCAATAAGATATGGAATAGTACTTTCGGTATCAGCAATTGTAGCATTTTATTTTCCATTTACAAGGCCATATTGGATAACTTTATCTTGTGCTGCTGTTATGTGTGGATCAACAATTATGGCAACTTTTCATAGGGCAATTCAACGTTCTGTAGGAACAATAATTGGTATAGTATTAGCTATAGCTATCTTAAGTTTTCAACCACAGGGATTTATGGTTGTAGTAGTAAATATGTGTTTAACAGCATTAATAGAACTTGCTATTTCAAGAAATTATGCTCTAGCTGCAATATTTATAACACCTAATTCTATACTTATAGCAGAAAATTCAACTCAAATTCATAATATAGGTTATTTTGCTACAGCACGTATTACTGATATAATTGTTGGGTCTGCAATTGGTTTAATTGGAACATATATAATTGGACGTAAATCAGCATCAAGTAGATTGCCAGATTTAATGGCAAAATTATTGCGTAGTCACTCTAGAGTGCTCGTGTTTTTAGCAAGTAATAACAGTGATAATGATACAAATGCTATAAGAGAAAAAATGGAAATTGATCACATGAACTTTAAAATGGCGTATAATACAGCATTGGGAGAGATTCCTAATAATGAAGAAATGCTTGAAATGATGTGGCCTGCATTTTATTCGTTGGAGCATATTAGTTACTTATTGACCCAATATTGTTCTGAAAAAGGACATATAAGTATAAAAGATGATGAGTTAGCTAAATTGATACTTATCTATGAAACAATGGCTAACAATATGGAACAAAGAAATTCTATAAAACTTAGAACAGTTGAGATTATTAAAGAAATTTCTGAATTATGTGAAGAAATTAATAATCTTCAAAGTGCGTTAAGTATAAAAAACTAG
- a CDS encoding MFS transporter, whose product MNNMELKGDSKQGLTGATLGFFIGFAAVALYGSTVTVFKQSFAGINPILLALLVSAPSLSGSLLRIPFAAWVDTTGGRKPFLVLLVLSIIGMLGLYIVMAFFKENLGQYYWLLFSLAILSGCGIATFSVGVSQTSYWFPQSKQGYAAGIYGGVGNIAPGIFMVIIPNIALPLWGLSGSYLAWLIFLTIGTIIYFFIGQNAWYFQLLEKGVSKEEARKIAANKYGQELFPNNKVSESLGMSAKSWKTWALVGIYFATFGGFMALTSWFPTYWTSLFKVSMKTAGLLTALYSIVTSITRIYAGKIADKKGGEATALISLSVMLIGAVFLTLSSSIAFSVTGILILALGMGATNAAVFKIVPKAVPHAVGGASGWIGGIGALGGFIIPPIMASFIDNSGSNLTGYSNGFVVFIALAIAAIIILTVINKVTKSSSKN is encoded by the coding sequence ATGAATAATATGGAATTAAAGGGCGATTCAAAACAAGGACTTACTGGTGCCACACTTGGTTTTTTTATTGGATTTGCTGCTGTTGCACTTTATGGGTCGACAGTAACCGTTTTTAAGCAAAGTTTTGCTGGTATAAATCCAATCTTATTAGCTTTACTAGTTTCAGCACCATCCTTATCTGGCTCGCTACTTAGAATACCTTTTGCCGCTTGGGTTGATACAACAGGTGGTCGTAAACCTTTTCTAGTTTTATTGGTATTATCTATAATAGGAATGTTAGGACTATATATTGTAATGGCATTTTTTAAAGAAAATTTAGGTCAATATTATTGGCTATTATTTAGTTTAGCAATTTTATCAGGATGTGGTATAGCAACCTTCTCTGTAGGTGTAAGCCAAACATCATACTGGTTTCCACAAAGCAAACAAGGATATGCTGCAGGTATTTATGGTGGTGTAGGAAATATAGCACCAGGGATTTTCATGGTTATTATCCCTAATATAGCGTTACCTCTTTGGGGACTTTCTGGTTCATATTTAGCATGGTTAATATTCTTAACAATTGGTACAATAATTTATTTCTTTATAGGACAAAATGCTTGGTACTTTCAACTTCTTGAAAAAGGAGTAAGTAAGGAAGAAGCAAGAAAAATAGCTGCTAATAAATACGGTCAAGAGTTATTCCCAAACAACAAGGTTAGTGAAAGTCTAGGAATGTCAGCTAAGTCGTGGAAAACTTGGGCTTTAGTTGGAATATATTTTGCTACTTTTGGAGGTTTTATGGCTTTAACAAGCTGGTTCCCTACATATTGGACAAGCCTTTTTAAAGTATCTATGAAAACTGCCGGTTTATTAACAGCTTTATATTCAATTGTTACTTCTATAACAAGAATTTATGCAGGTAAAATAGCTGATAAAAAAGGTGGAGAAGCTACTGCACTTATCTCCCTTAGTGTTATGCTTATAGGTGCTGTATTTTTAACTTTAAGTTCTTCTATTGCATTTTCAGTAACAGGTATATTGATTTTAGCACTTGGTATGGGTGCAACTAATGCAGCAGTTTTTAAAATTGTCCCTAAAGCTGTACCCCATGCAGTTGGTGGTGCTTCAGGATGGATAGGTGGAATTGGTGCATTAGGAGGCTTTATAATTCCTCCAATTATGGCTTCTTTCATTGATAATTCCGGATCAAATTTAACAGGATATTCAAATGGCTTTGTAGTTTTCATAGCATTGGCTATCGCAGCTATTATTATATTAACTGTAATAAATAAAGTAACAAAAAGTAGTTCTAAAAACTAA
- a CDS encoding Crp/Fnr family transcriptional regulator has translation MVNTIIEELKNLKIFSDVSDETIALISKYGKIKKHSNGSMLFSEREKINLVYIVVSGSVSLYKVNENGQKKVMFILDNGKIINEVIVEDMPESINCEVFEEAEIFEINRDILIEIMKRDFNLTKVIIESLSNKVRRMYRQLKNTPSSIKIEKKLVAKIYKLGRDYGVRCNDGIIIDMNISITYLADLLGSQRETVSRAVKVLQSKNLFYYKDKKIVIPDLQKLSDYFKTS, from the coding sequence ATAGTTAATACTATAATAGAAGAACTTAAAAATCTAAAAATTTTTTCTGATGTATCTGATGAAACAATAGCATTAATAAGTAAATATGGGAAAATAAAAAAGCATTCTAATGGAAGTATGCTTTTTTCAGAAAGAGAGAAGATAAATTTAGTATATATAGTAGTAAGTGGCTCTGTATCATTATACAAAGTTAATGAAAATGGTCAAAAAAAAGTTATGTTCATATTAGATAATGGAAAAATAATAAATGAAGTTATAGTTGAGGATATGCCAGAATCAATAAATTGTGAAGTTTTTGAAGAAGCCGAAATATTTGAAATAAATAGAGATATTTTAATAGAGATAATGAAAAGAGATTTCAATTTAACAAAAGTAATTATAGAATCCTTATCAAATAAAGTTAGACGTATGTATAGGCAATTGAAGAACACACCTTCCTCAATAAAGATTGAAAAGAAGCTTGTAGCAAAAATATATAAACTTGGAAGAGATTATGGAGTTAGATGCAATGATGGTATCATTATTGATATGAACATAAGTATTACCTACCTTGCAGATTTATTAGGAAGTCAAAGAGAAACTGTTTCGAGAGCAGTAAAAGTATTACAGAGTAAAAACTTATTTTATTATAAAGATAAAAAAATAGTTATACCTGATTTACAGAAACTTTCAGATTATTTTAAGACATCGTGA
- the asrA gene encoding anaerobic sulfite reductase subunit AsrA, with translation MGYKIITETANSLLSTLSKEYLIYAPKVFKGDGCFSDTDTIRYGEVSTIDEIVFDRKSDYSFKEILMPINETLFYFTEDEVKVSASPKKGAIVFLRSCDLNALKRLDQIYLNNGPEDFYYKRLRENTKFILMGCSKTFDNCFCVDMKTNTTNDYDAYIKVQDDFTLIDCKWDKLEELINQEKFKEEAVTPEFVNDNKVNVKIPDNLDTKVFKSKMWDEYTSRCIGCGRCNFVCPTCTCFTMQDIFYKDNGKAGERRRVWASCQVDGYTDMAGGITFRKPQGERMRFKVMHKVYDYKKRFGYHMCVGCGRCDDVCPEYISFSNCINKLENAVKEVE, from the coding sequence ATGGGATATAAAATAATTACTGAAACAGCAAATTCTCTTTTAAGTACTCTTTCAAAAGAGTATTTAATTTATGCACCAAAAGTATTTAAAGGTGATGGATGTTTTTCAGATACTGATACTATTAGATATGGTGAAGTATCAACAATAGATGAAATTGTCTTTGATAGAAAATCTGATTATTCATTTAAGGAAATACTAATGCCTATCAATGAAACTTTATTTTATTTTACTGAGGACGAAGTTAAAGTATCAGCTTCACCTAAGAAGGGGGCTATTGTCTTTTTAAGAAGCTGTGATTTAAATGCATTAAAGCGTCTAGATCAAATTTATTTAAATAATGGTCCAGAAGATTTTTATTATAAGCGACTTAGGGAAAATACTAAATTCATTCTTATGGGATGTAGTAAAACTTTTGATAACTGCTTCTGTGTTGATATGAAAACAAATACAACTAATGATTATGATGCTTATATTAAAGTTCAAGATGATTTTACATTAATAGACTGTAAATGGGACAAGCTAGAAGAATTAATAAATCAGGAAAAATTTAAAGAGGAAGCTGTTACACCTGAATTTGTAAACGACAATAAAGTCAACGTAAAAATACCAGATAATTTAGATACAAAAGTTTTTAAATCTAAAATGTGGGATGAATATACAAGCCGTTGTATTGGCTGTGGCCGCTGTAATTTTGTCTGTCCAACATGTACTTGCTTTACCATGCAGGATATTTTCTACAAAGATAATGGAAAAGCTGGAGAACGTCGCAGAGTATGGGCTTCTTGCCAGGTAGATGGATATACAGATATGGCTGGAGGAATTACTTTTAGAAAACCACAAGGCGAGAGAATGAGATTTAAGGTTATGCATAAGGTTTATGATTATAAAAAACGTTTTGGATATCATATGTGTGTAGGATGTGGTCGATGTGACGATGTTTGTCCTGAATACATATCTTTCTCAAATTGTATAAATAAACTTGAAAATGCTGTGAAAGAGGTGGAATAA
- the asrB gene encoding anaerobic sulfite reductase subunit AsrB has product MKNEYIPFLSEIKEVIKHTDIEYTFRITFEGEVKPGQFFEVSLPKFGEAPISVSGIGEGTVDLTIRRVGKVTDEIFTNYVGDKLFLRGPYGNGFNVKDYEGKEVTVVAGGTGLSPVRGVVDYFANNMTKCKSFNLICGFKSPNDVLFKADLKQWKEDINLVLTVDKAEDGYAGKTGLVTTFIPDLEIKDVNNTAFVVVGPPIMMKFTVIEILKRGVPEENIWISQERKMCCGLGKCGHCKMDDTYICLDGPVFNYTKGKELID; this is encoded by the coding sequence ATGAAAAATGAATATATCCCATTTTTATCTGAAATAAAAGAAGTTATCAAGCATACTGATATAGAATATACATTTAGAATTACATTTGAAGGAGAAGTTAAACCTGGCCAATTCTTTGAAGTTTCTCTACCTAAGTTTGGAGAAGCTCCAATATCTGTTAGTGGAATAGGCGAAGGAACTGTAGATTTAACAATACGTAGAGTTGGCAAAGTTACAGATGAAATATTTACAAATTATGTTGGAGATAAGCTATTTTTAAGAGGACCCTATGGTAATGGATTTAACGTAAAAGATTATGAAGGAAAAGAAGTTACTGTAGTCGCTGGAGGAACAGGACTTTCACCAGTAAGAGGTGTAGTTGATTATTTTGCAAATAACATGACTAAATGCAAAAGTTTTAATTTGATTTGTGGTTTCAAATCACCAAATGATGTTTTATTTAAGGCTGATTTAAAACAATGGAAAGAAGATATAAATTTAGTCTTAACAGTAGATAAAGCTGAAGATGGTTATGCAGGGAAAACAGGCTTAGTTACGACTTTCATTCCTGATCTTGAAATTAAGGATGTTAATAATACTGCCTTTGTAGTAGTTGGGCCTCCTATAATGATGAAGTTTACTGTTATAGAAATTTTAAAAAGAGGAGTACCAGAAGAAAATATATGGATATCTCAAGAAAGAAAGATGTGCTGTGGTCTTGGAAAATGCGGACATTGTAAGATGGATGATACATATATTTGTTTAGATGGGCCTGTATTTAATTACACTAAAGGAAAGGAACTAATTGATTAG
- the asrC gene encoding sulfite reductase subunit C, with amino-acid sequence MDINTKKLKKNAFRVTKVRGVTAARIRVPGGDLQAEILGMVQEIAEKYGNGIVHLTSRQGFEIEGISFEDMDAVNALLKPIIEGLEINQVDTENGYEASGTRNISACVGNKVCPFANFNTTDVAKRIDKAIFPNDLHFKVGITGCSNDCAKARTQDFGIIGMTEPQYEADRCISCGACIKACKKLSVGALSFENYKVVRNTEKCVGCGVCITKCPTRAWTRSKERYYKLAIMGRTGKKNPRLAEDFLIWTDEETITKIILNTYKFVEKYIDPNAPGRKEHIGYIIDRVGFEEYKKWALDGVELGPKTIKKDCVYWSGINFNSINNG; translated from the coding sequence ATGGATATAAATACAAAGAAACTTAAAAAGAATGCTTTTAGAGTTACAAAGGTTAGAGGTGTTACTGCTGCAAGAATCAGAGTTCCTGGTGGAGATTTACAAGCTGAAATTCTTGGTATGGTGCAAGAAATTGCAGAGAAGTATGGTAATGGAATAGTTCATTTAACTTCAAGACAAGGCTTTGAAATAGAAGGAATAAGTTTTGAAGATATGGATGCAGTAAATGCACTTTTAAAGCCTATTATTGAAGGTTTAGAAATAAATCAAGTTGATACTGAAAATGGATATGAAGCATCTGGAACAAGAAACATTTCAGCTTGTGTTGGTAATAAAGTTTGTCCTTTTGCTAATTTTAATACTACAGATGTAGCAAAAAGAATAGATAAAGCTATTTTCCCAAATGATTTACATTTTAAAGTTGGAATTACAGGATGTTCAAATGATTGTGCTAAAGCTAGAACCCAAGATTTTGGAATAATCGGAATGACAGAACCTCAATATGAAGCAGATAGATGTATTAGCTGTGGAGCTTGTATTAAGGCATGTAAAAAATTGTCTGTAGGAGCTTTATCCTTTGAAAATTATAAAGTTGTTAGAAATACAGAAAAATGTGTAGGGTGTGGTGTTTGTATAACTAAATGTCCAACTAGAGCATGGACTAGAAGTAAAGAGAGGTATTATAAGTTAGCTATTATGGGTAGAACTGGAAAGAAAAATCCAAGATTAGCAGAAGACTTTTTAATTTGGACGGATGAAGAAACAATCACAAAAATAATATTAAATACTTATAAATTTGTTGAAAAATATATTGATCCGAATGCTCCTGGCAGGAAAGAGCATATTGGATATATTATCGATAGAGTTGGTTTTGAAGAATACAAAAAATGGGCACTTGATGGAGTTGAATTAGGACCAAAAACAATCAAAAAAGATTGCGTATATTGGAGTGGAATTAATTTTAATTCTATTAACAACGGTTAA
- a CDS encoding molybdopterin oxidoreductase family protein gives MKKVQSTCNYCALDCNLDFYVEENKIVKVVPTKDYPVNNGFSCIKGLSLDKQQTIITDSTLPRIKQEDGSFKRIPWDDAYKIVADKFIDLQAKYGTESIAGISTGQLTLEEFAIFGNVMRNYLRTNVDGNTRLCMSTAVVAHKQSFGFDAPPYTLKDAELSDTIILIGANPVIAHPILWDKIRSNNEKKLIVIDPRKSETAQNADYWYGLKGKTDLYLLYAIANKLIENSYISNEYIANYTEGFEEFKEFVKQYTTQNAASVTGLSEASILELVELIHNGKRVSFWWTMGVNQGYEAVRTAQAIINLALMTGNIGRPGTGANSLTGQCNAMGSRAYSNTAVLYGGGDFDNMARRERVAEVLGVHESDLAAKPTITYNAIIEKIISGEIKGLWVICTNPRHSWTNNKTFKEAMKKLEFFVVQDIYGDTDSSEDCHIYLPVVPGIKKEGTYVNTERRISAMRPALEKTEDEKSDYEVIYGIGKALGMGSLLDKWKTPKDAFNLMKECSRDMPCDMTGVTYDGLVNSKGIQWPFREGEILKDDFRRLFEDNKYYTPSKKAKFIFEEVRENPLPTTKEFSFILNTGRGSVGQWHTQTRTREVAFIEDVSAKEAYLYMNIKLAKEMNIKENDLIKVSSINGHSSEFKVKLTDMVRYDEVYAPIHYLECNNLTPSLYDPYSKEPSYKTTPINVSKIEGGM, from the coding sequence ATGAAAAAAGTTCAATCCACGTGTAATTATTGTGCTTTAGATTGCAATTTAGACTTTTATGTTGAGGAGAATAAAATAGTTAAGGTTGTACCAACTAAAGATTATCCAGTAAATAATGGATTTTCTTGTATTAAAGGATTATCTTTAGATAAACAGCAAACGATAATAACAGATTCAACTTTGCCTAGAATAAAACAAGAAGATGGGTCTTTTAAGAGAATACCTTGGGATGATGCATATAAAATTGTAGCTGATAAGTTTATAGATCTTCAAGCAAAGTATGGAACAGAAAGTATTGCAGGTATAAGTACTGGACAATTAACTTTAGAGGAATTCGCAATTTTTGGTAATGTTATGAGGAATTATTTAAGAACAAATGTAGATGGTAATACTAGATTATGTATGTCTACAGCTGTAGTTGCTCATAAACAAAGTTTTGGGTTTGATGCACCTCCTTATACTCTCAAGGATGCAGAATTATCTGACACTATTATATTAATTGGGGCTAATCCAGTAATAGCCCATCCTATATTGTGGGATAAAATTAGAAGCAATAATGAGAAAAAATTAATTGTTATTGATCCAAGAAAATCAGAAACAGCTCAGAACGCAGATTATTGGTATGGACTAAAAGGAAAAACTGATTTATATCTACTTTATGCTATAGCTAATAAGCTTATTGAAAATTCCTATATTAGTAATGAATATATAGCTAATTATACGGAAGGCTTTGAGGAATTTAAGGAATTTGTTAAGCAATATACTACGCAAAATGCTGCAAGTGTAACTGGACTTAGCGAAGCTTCAATTTTAGAACTTGTAGAACTTATACATAATGGAAAGAGAGTATCTTTCTGGTGGACAATGGGGGTTAATCAAGGATATGAAGCTGTTAGAACAGCGCAGGCTATTATCAACTTAGCGTTGATGACTGGAAATATAGGAAGACCAGGCACAGGTGCTAATTCTCTTACTGGCCAATGTAATGCAATGGGTTCACGTGCATATAGTAATACTGCTGTTTTATATGGTGGTGGAGATTTTGATAATATGGCTAGACGTGAAAGAGTGGCCGAAGTACTTGGAGTTCATGAGTCTGACCTGGCTGCTAAGCCAACAATTACTTATAATGCAATCATTGAAAAAATAATTTCTGGAGAAATTAAAGGTCTATGGGTAATTTGTACAAACCCACGTCATTCATGGACAAACAATAAAACCTTTAAAGAAGCTATGAAAAAATTAGAATTCTTTGTTGTTCAAGATATTTATGGAGATACGGATAGTTCAGAAGATTGTCATATTTATCTTCCAGTTGTTCCAGGTATAAAAAAAGAGGGAACATATGTAAATACTGAAAGACGTATATCAGCAATGCGTCCAGCCCTTGAAAAAACAGAAGATGAAAAGAGCGATTATGAAGTGATTTATGGTATTGGAAAAGCCTTAGGGATGGGAAGTCTTCTTGATAAATGGAAAACACCAAAAGATGCATTTAATTTAATGAAAGAATGTTCAAGAGATATGCCATGTGATATGACAGGTGTTACTTATGATGGTTTAGTAAATTCAAAAGGAATTCAATGGCCTTTTAGAGAAGGTGAAATTCTTAAAGACGACTTTAGACGTTTGTTTGAAGATAATAAATATTATACTCCATCAAAGAAAGCAAAATTTATATTTGAAGAAGTACGTGAGAATCCACTTCCAACTACAAAAGAATTTTCTTTTATATTAAATACAGGAAGAGGAAGTGTTGGACAATGGCATACACAAACTCGTACTAGGGAAGTTGCATTTATAGAAGATGTTAGTGCTAAAGAAGCATATCTTTATATGAATATTAAATTAGCTAAAGAAATGAATATAAAGGAAAATGATTTAATTAAAGTTTCATCCATAAATGGACATTCTTCAGAATTTAAAGTTAAGCTTACAGACATGGTTAGATATGATGAAGTATATGCACCTATACATTATTTAGAATGTAACAATTTAACTCCTTCATTGTATGATCCTTATTCAAAAGAACCATCTTATAAAACAACTCCTATCAATGTAAGTAAAATTGAAGGGGGAATGTAA
- a CDS encoding 4Fe-4S dicluster domain-containing protein, which translates to MKRIKIDRSKCIGCLTCVTACVVSHESCDSRNRVTIDSSSKAAPIFCRHCDKPECVYTCMTGAMSKNRETGYVEYDKECCASCYMCIMACPYGVLKSDRIEHKEIMKCNMCVHRSQDNEPKPMCVEKCPMAAITLEEA; encoded by the coding sequence ATGAAAAGAATTAAAATTGACAGAAGTAAATGTATTGGATGCCTAACCTGCGTTACTGCTTGTGTTGTAAGCCATGAAAGCTGCGATTCAAGAAACAGAGTTACTATAGATAGTAGCTCAAAGGCAGCGCCTATTTTCTGCCGTCACTGTGACAAACCTGAATGTGTGTATACATGTATGACAGGAGCTATGTCTAAAAATAGAGAAACTGGTTATGTTGAATATGATAAAGAATGTTGTGCAAGTTGCTATATGTGTATTATGGCATGTCCTTATGGAGTGTTAAAAAGTGATAGAATTGAGCATAAAGAAATAATGAAATGTAATATGTGTGTACATCGCAGTCAAGATAATGAGCCAAAGCCAATGTGCGTTGAAAAATGTCCAATGGCAGCAATAACCCTAGAGGAGGCGTAG